In Toxoplasma gondii ME49 chromosome VIII, whole genome shotgun sequence, a single genomic region encodes these proteins:
- a CDS encoding hypothetical protein (encoded by transcript TGME49_270750), with protein sequence MGPGSGQVSLSPVLAPRVRLRSTQGDACECEAVSLGALSPSSHRQLLSAFAVVFPAECTPRNSAAANAATKRGTSPLARLSCSSPGFLSVSTPSALRPAPLCRPARLASPRLTPPRSPVSAPEAAPEAAARAAAVAAALGGPPRVSGTETPRGHKSSSCLSPLLASPGAPKTRRRRLVLAETQTRASFSPVRDDASGASTPLHSPSPPPAAGSSTGLHPDFFLHLHQWRSLPGPVSPVPKRPAEERRTVAATNSGSARDPEGVWRRWGRMEAGRLQSETDAIPGEDRLGAASRGRRGKAAVEPREQSCLGRRRIRDDAVEAAENPVEMPEIPRKQLRTARGREDAHPLKATAAQMPSLEAERLETEQGDKGTKVTLLLSVPLWYSLANAVCSYGFFCMCPNRWTPETPPLCAASSPSASPATAPSSLELTAARVETDSTDRSRTAFDSSAVSDGRRSARASEATPAGGPRSGAQRGRRGQETVPASASPGGAATAPEEVRLAGSFSRPLRFGPLMEKSCEVSLRMQEAGKLRLEIAAGALLQPEDEAEILHQVRRMCRLQVEDWAHVQAFWKMHERAASRGFGLLFRSPTLWEDIVKTVTICNVRWRQSCVMNDLFCRRISSIPGSFPSPLDFLRFKAEDLSRVAGVGYRADRLLRLAHRVVDGSLDLAALDQGPPAPVSGDACLRPSPSAVTSTSSSTTSSFTPSAPDGDPRHVSPPSQGAAAVGGRRRRPGSTREEPPETVAKETLAPAAACEDPEERRRLRKEWTLKALLGIHGVGSFAAENILQLLGFTEVDAFDSETVRHMGEVHGVKSAKVKDVLDHARARFAAYRPYQFLAYWHELWECYEAKTGGRSDVWTAQTSAFLLQDERHLKPPAVTADAALPAYFFAPENTPENLLKQIRNGGLPFMAEPPSKRLSPAVLSGVQTPVAQQQTRRPRRGGKAEESREAGKDSEVERSSPSRATRARRSREGTKQTEGVRKRRGVKAENGMETRSKSLRGRAKRLSQTCP encoded by the exons ATGGGTCCTGGCTCGGGGcaagtgtctctgtcgccggTCCTCGCGCCGCGGGTGCGTCTCCGGTCGACGCAGGGCGACGCCTGTGAGTGCGAGGCCGTGTCTCTCGGcgcgttgtctccttcttcgcacCGGCAGCTGCTCTCCGCGTTCGCCGTCGTCTTTCCGGCAGAGTGTACGCCCCGCAACAGCGCAGCCGCGAATGCAGCGACGAAGCGCGGgacctcgcctctcgccagGCTTTCTTGCTCGAGTCCTGGCTTCCTCAGTGTCTCTACGCCCTCGGCTCTTCGGCCCGCTCCCCTCTGCCGGCCTGCTcgactcgcgtctccacgCCTCACACCTCCGCGGtcacctgtctccgcgccggAAGCTGCGCCGGAAGCCGCGGCGCGCGCGGCGGCCGTCGCGGCGGCGCTCGGGGGGCCCCCGCGTGTCTCTGGTACGGAGACGCCTCGCGGTCACAAGAGCAGTTcatgtctctcgcctcttctcgcctctcccggAGCTCCCAAGACGAGACGGCGGAGACTCGTCCttgcggagacgcagacgcgcgcGAGCTTCTCTCCGGTCCGCGACGACGCCTCGGGGGCCAGCACTCCCCTGcactcgccgtcgcctccgccCGCAGCCGGTTCGTCCACTGGCCTTCACCCagacttctttctccacctccACCAGTGGCGCTCTCTCCCCGGGCCAGTCTCGCCGGTTCCGAAGAGGCCGgccgaggagaggaggacggTGGCGGCGACGAACAGCGGGAGCGCCAGAGACCCTGAAGGCGTTTGGAGGCGTTGGGGACGCATGGAGGCAGGACGCCTGCAGAGCGAAACAGACGCGATACCTGGCGAAGACCGCCTTGGTGCCGCGAGCCGGGGACGGAGGGGGAAAGCGGCCGTGGAACCTCGCGAGCAGTCGTGTCTAGGCCGCAGACGAATCCGAGACGATGCCgtcgaggcggcggagaacCCAGTGGAGATGCCGGAGATACCGAGGAAACAGTTGAGGACAGcacgaggacgagaagacgcacacccgctgaaggcgacagcggcgCAGATGCCAAGCTTGGAGGCTGAAAGGCTCGAAACCGAGCAAGGCGACAAGGGAACGAAAGTCACGTTGCTGCTCTCGGTACCGCTTTGGTATTCCCTTGCAAACGCCGTCTGCAGCTACGGATTCTTCTGCATGTGCCCGAATCGA TGGACGCCTGAGACGCCGCCGCTCTGCGCCGCCAGTTCGCCGTCCGCCTCTCCGGCGACGGCTCCTTCGTCCCTCGAACTGACAGCTGCCCGAGTCGAGACGGACTCGACGGACCGCTCGCGAACAGCCTTCGActcctctgctgtctccgacgGGCGCCGGAGCGCGCGCGCCTCGGAAGCGACTCCAGCTGGCGGGCCGCGGAGTGGAGCCCAACGCGGTCGGaggggacaggagacagtTCCCGCGTCGGCGAGTCCAGGAGGCGCCGCGACGGCTCCGGAGGAGGTGCGCCTCGCGGGCAGCTTTTCGCGGCCTCTCCGCTTCGGCCCACTCATGGAGAAGAGCTGTGAGGTgtctctgcgcatgcaagagGCGGGAAAGCTTCGCCTGGAGATCGCGGCGGGAGCGTTGCTGCAGCCggaggacgaggcggagaTTCTGCACCAGGTGAGGCGCATGTGTCGCCTGCAAGTCGAGGACTGGGCTCACGTCCAGGCCTTTTGGAAGATGCATGAGAGAGCGGCTTCTCGCGGCTTTGGGTTGCTCTTTCGAAGCCCCACACTCTGGGAGGACATCGTGAAAACGGTGACGATTTGCAACGTTCGATGGAGACAGAGTTGCGTGATGAACGACCTGTTTTGCCGGCGAATCAGCTCGATTCCAGGAAGCTTCCCCTCGCCCCTGGACTTCCTTCGCTTTAAGGCTGAAGATCTCTCCCGCGTCGCTGGCGTCGGCTACAGAGCCGATCGGCTTCTGCGGCTGGCGCACAGAGTCGTCGACGGCAGTCTCGACCTCGCCGCGCTCGACCAAGGCCCGCCAGCCCCTGTCTCCGgagacgcctgtctccgacCGTCTCCTTCCGCGGTGACTTCCACTTCCTCGTCGACGACTTCTTCGTTTACGCCCTCTGCTCCGGATGGGGATCCCCGTCACGTATCCCCGCCGTCTCAGGGCGCCGCCGCGGTCGGCGGTCGACGACGGAGGCCAGGTTCCACACGAGAGGAGCCGCCGGAGACAGTTGCcaaggagacacttgcgcCGGCTGCCGCTTGTGAGGATCCGGAGGAGCGTCGGCGCCTGCGCAAGGAGTGGACTTTGAAAGCGCTCTTGGGGATTCACGGCGTCGGGTCCTTCGCTGCAGAGAACATTCTCCAGCTGCTGGGTTTTACGGAAGTCGACGCTTTTGACTCGGAAACTGTGCGCCACATGGGCGAAGTTCACGGTGTGAAGAGCGCGAAAGTGAAGGATGTTTTGGATCATGCTCGAGCGCGCTTCGCCGCCTACAGGCCCTACCAGTTCCTAGCGTACTGGCACGAGCTGTGGGAGTGTTACGAGGCGAAAACGGGAGGTCGCTCTGACGTCTGGACGGCGCAAACCTCGGCCTTTCTCTTGCAAGATGAGAGACACTTGAAGCCGCCGGCTGTCACAGCAGACGCCGCGCTTCCAGCGTACTTCTTTGCGCCAGAAAACACCCCAGAAAACCTGCTAAAACAAATCCGAAACGGAGGTCTCCCCTTTATGGCGGAACCTCCGTCGAAGCGGCTGTCGCCAGCTGTTTTGTCGGGAGTTCAGACCCCCGTGgcgcagcagcagacgaGACGCCCGCGCCGCGGAGGAAAGGCCGAGGAGTCGAgggaagcaggaaaagaCTCTGAAGTCGAGCGGAGCTCTCCGAGCCGCGCCACTCGAGCAAGACGAAGCCGGGAGGgaacgaaacagacagagggcGTGAGAAAGCGGCGTGGAGTCAAGGCCGAGAACGGGATGGAAACGAGATCGAAAAGTTTGAGGGGCAGAGCGAAGCGACTTTCTCAAACCTGCCCGTAG
- a CDS encoding Cwf15/Cwc15 cell cycle control protein (encoded by transcript TGME49_270740) produces the protein MTTAHRPTWHQALGGEHQGGNRLVATQKVSAKDQPGNLTLKTRKAAQGPQTSDRSEFRVQLEAKEKKALADRKKAEATLTALPPDYENPFPEDADDVDAPGPPSEASSDEDDDSDEEEALLRELEKIKKERMQEEQAKQAEEEKKRQAEQQERMLRANPLLMADGAVKRRWDDEVVFRNQAKNQPKAKRQFVNDPVRSEFHKKFLSKYIR, from the exons ATGACAACCGCGCACAGGCCGACTTGGCACCAGGCCCTCGGAGGGGAACATCAGGGAGGCAACCGTCTTGTCGCCACACAAAAG GTTTCGGCGAAAGATCAGCCGGGGAATTTGACTTTGAAAACTCGGAAGGCTGCACAAGGTCCGCAGACGTCTGACCGCAGCGAATTTCGCGTTCAGCTCGAAGCtaaggagaagaaggccctcgccgacagaaagaaagcagaagc GACTCTGACTGCGCTCCCGC CGGACTACGAGAATCCATttccagaagacgcagacgacgtCGACGCACCCGGCCCTCCTTCAGAAGCTTCGtccgacgaagacgacgacagcgacgaggaagaagcgttgctcagagaactcgaaaaaataaaaaaagaACGAATGCAGGAGGAACAAGCCAAG CAagccgaagaggagaagaagagacaagccgAGCAGCAGGAACGCATGTTGCGTGCGAATCCTTTGCTGATGGCTGACGGGGCGGTGAAGAGGCGCTGGGATGACGAAGTTGTTTTTCGTAACCAGGCGAAGAACCAGCCGAAGGCGAAACGCCA ATTCGTGAACGACCCCGTCCGAAGCGAATTTCACAAAAAGTTTCTGAGCAAATACATCCGGTGA